Proteins encoded by one window of Simiduia curdlanivorans:
- a CDS encoding DUF484 family protein, producing MSDHAISDAEVAKYLSETPDFFERHGELLADLLLPHDSGNAISLVERQVAVLRERNMDMRHRLSKLLDNARDNDKLFDKTKRLVLALLEGRKAEDTINSLYYSFDKEFQIHFTRLIIFRPQPGKIGQARCVTLHDAKIPLAKILKTQKAICGQLGNEEKAYLFGEQAPLVGSAAVVPLIHGTCFGLLAIGNRDATYYRSSMGTLFLNYIAEILNRTLPYQLDH from the coding sequence GTGTCTGACCATGCCATTAGCGACGCAGAAGTAGCCAAATACCTCTCTGAAACGCCAGATTTTTTTGAGCGCCACGGCGAGCTTTTAGCCGATCTGCTACTGCCACACGACAGCGGCAACGCCATTTCTTTGGTGGAAAGACAAGTCGCTGTATTGCGCGAGCGCAATATGGACATGCGCCACCGGCTCAGTAAGTTGCTCGACAATGCCCGCGACAACGACAAGCTATTCGACAAAACCAAACGCCTGGTTTTAGCGCTGCTCGAAGGTCGCAAAGCCGAGGACACTATTAATTCCCTGTATTACAGTTTCGACAAAGAATTCCAAATTCACTTTACACGCTTGATTATCTTCCGGCCGCAACCGGGCAAAATCGGCCAGGCCCGCTGTGTCACCCTGCACGATGCGAAAATTCCGTTAGCGAAAATTCTAAAAACCCAAAAGGCCATTTGCGGCCAACTGGGCAACGAAGAGAAGGCCTATTTATTTGGCGAGCAAGCACCGCTGGTAGGCTCGGCCGCCGTGGTACCGCTTATTCACGGCACCTGCTTCGGCTTGCTGGCCATCGGCAATCGCGACGCCACCTACTATCGCTCCAGCATGGGCACCCTGTTTCTGAATTACATCGCGGAAATTCTCAACCGCACACTGCCCTACCAGCTGGATCATTGA
- the dapF gene encoding diaminopimelate epimerase — protein sequence MRLRFSKMHGLGNDFVMIDAISQKVRLSPEKVRKLADRRFGVGCDQVLIVEEPSNPDVDFRYRIYNADGSEVENCGNGARCFATFVRERKLTGKNSIKVETSAGIMELHVTNGDEVRVDMGAPILAPAEIPFIAPAQAPSYSLTLGSEHFTIGAVSMGNPHCVLVVESAANAEVERLGPLLETHPDFPKKANIGFMEVVSRNEINLRVFERGAGETLACGTGACAAVVAGRLRDLLDSSVTVNLPGGSLTIEWAGDASSVLMTGPTAQVFQGQVKI from the coding sequence ATGCGCTTGCGCTTTAGTAAAATGCACGGTCTGGGCAATGACTTCGTCATGATTGACGCCATTAGCCAAAAGGTGCGGTTGAGCCCTGAAAAAGTGCGCAAGTTAGCCGACCGGCGCTTTGGCGTAGGCTGCGATCAAGTGCTGATTGTGGAAGAACCGAGCAACCCCGATGTGGATTTTCGCTATCGCATTTACAACGCCGATGGCTCTGAAGTGGAAAACTGCGGCAACGGCGCGCGCTGCTTCGCAACCTTCGTGCGCGAGCGCAAGCTTACCGGCAAGAACAGCATTAAAGTCGAAACCTCGGCCGGCATCATGGAGCTGCATGTAACCAATGGCGACGAAGTGCGCGTAGACATGGGCGCGCCCATTTTAGCGCCCGCTGAAATCCCCTTTATCGCACCGGCACAAGCACCTAGCTACTCGCTTACCTTAGGCAGCGAACACTTCACCATTGGCGCCGTCTCCATGGGCAACCCTCACTGCGTGCTGGTGGTGGAGAGCGCAGCTAATGCCGAGGTGGAGCGCCTAGGGCCGCTGTTAGAAACGCATCCAGATTTTCCTAAAAAAGCCAACATCGGTTTTATGGAAGTGGTGTCGCGCAATGAGATCAATTTGCGGGTATTCGAGCGCGGTGCCGGTGAAACCCTCGCCTGCGGAACTGGCGCCTGCGCTGCGGTAGTAGCCGGCCGCTTGCGCGACCTGTTAGACTCAAGCGTAACTGTCAACCTTCCTGGCGGCAGCTTAACCATTGAATGGGCGGGCGATGCAAGTTCGGTGTTGATGACCGGGCCAACGGCGCAAGTCTTTCAAGGCCAAGTAAAAATATAA
- the lysA gene encoding diaminopimelate decarboxylase encodes MSYFPRQQAHLYAEALPLADIARQFGTPTYVYSRAALTDAYNQYATALGDHDGLVCFAVKANSNLGVLGLLADLGAGFDIVSEGELERVLLAGGKPERIVFSGVGKTATAIRKALEVGVHCFNVESEAELELLADIAKQLDTKAPISLRVNPDVDAQTHPYISTGLKENKFGIDIQRAPQVYKRAAALGSLNIVGVDCHIGSQLTQLTPFIDALDRLLALIDTLKADGIVLKHIDIGGGLGVTYRDETPPPIGSLIAQVKEKLQGRNLALVMEPGRSICANAGVLLAEVLFLKPTEHKNFAIIDAAMNDNIRPALYQAWQDVQPVELKTTEAKTWDLVGPVCETGDFLAKDRTLALAAGDLIAVMSTGAYGFTMSSNYNSRTRAAEVIVDGNRAYLVRERETLADLTRGESLLP; translated from the coding sequence ATGTCTTACTTTCCTCGGCAGCAGGCGCACCTGTATGCAGAAGCGCTGCCCCTAGCCGACATTGCCCGGCAGTTTGGCACCCCAACGTATGTTTATAGCCGCGCGGCGTTAACCGACGCCTACAACCAATATGCGACCGCCCTAGGCGATCACGACGGCCTAGTGTGCTTTGCCGTTAAAGCCAATTCAAATCTCGGCGTACTCGGGCTATTAGCGGATTTAGGCGCGGGCTTCGATATCGTTTCTGAAGGCGAGCTAGAGCGGGTACTGCTCGCTGGCGGCAAACCCGAGCGCATCGTCTTCTCCGGGGTTGGCAAAACCGCCACCGCCATTCGCAAGGCGTTAGAAGTGGGCGTGCACTGCTTTAACGTCGAATCAGAGGCCGAACTCGAGTTATTGGCCGATATCGCTAAGCAGCTGGACACCAAAGCGCCGATTTCTCTGCGGGTAAACCCCGACGTGGACGCCCAAACCCACCCCTATATTTCCACTGGGCTGAAAGAAAACAAATTCGGTATCGATATTCAGCGCGCCCCGCAGGTGTATAAAAGAGCGGCGGCACTGGGCAGCTTGAACATCGTCGGTGTCGACTGTCATATCGGCTCGCAGTTAACCCAGCTCACGCCCTTTATCGACGCCTTAGATCGTCTATTAGCATTAATCGATACCTTAAAGGCCGATGGCATCGTGCTAAAACACATTGATATCGGCGGCGGCTTGGGCGTCACCTACCGGGATGAAACGCCACCACCCATCGGCAGCTTAATCGCGCAAGTGAAAGAAAAGTTGCAAGGCCGCAATCTCGCTCTAGTGATGGAGCCCGGGCGGTCCATTTGCGCCAACGCCGGCGTCTTGTTAGCGGAAGTGTTGTTTCTTAAGCCGACCGAACACAAGAATTTTGCCATTATCGATGCCGCCATGAACGACAACATTCGGCCCGCGCTCTATCAAGCCTGGCAGGATGTTCAGCCGGTAGAGCTGAAAACGACCGAGGCCAAAACCTGGGATCTGGTTGGCCCTGTGTGCGAAACCGGCGACTTTTTGGCCAAAGATCGCACCCTAGCCCTTGCCGCCGGTGACTTGATCGCAGTAATGTCCACAGGCGCCTATGGTTTTACCATGAGCTCGAATTACAACAGCCGGACTCGCGCCGCCGAAGTGATTGTGGATGGCAACCGTGCTTATCTAGTACGCGAGCGCGAAACGCTGGCAGATTTAACCCGTGGCGAGTCTTTACTGCCCTAA
- the lptM gene encoding LPS translocon maturation chaperone LptM, translating to MSKAIFLLFALALLTLSACGQKGPLVVPQPEQSDNTQTQPTP from the coding sequence ATGTCCAAGGCAATCTTTCTACTGTTCGCGTTAGCGCTCCTCACCCTGTCTGCTTGCGGTCAAAAGGGTCCTTTAGTGGTGCCGCAGCCCGAGCAATCCGACAATACCCAGACCCAACCGACACCCTAG
- a CDS encoding class I adenylate cyclase codes for MRSVEITHDPISTSLDRDTVAQVKVRFLALNDQRFQQAKQHLSSRQQQCLELLPLLLHFNHPRLPGYQSKATPCGFSNYSPTNQQLQAAKSLAKGFKANTSQARKPPLLALYVMGSTGTIAQSHKSDMDFWLCHSAEIPQSALAELEKKCAALTQWAKDFELDWHFFLMQPEAFSQGEHGELSKEGSGSSQHFLLLDEFYRSAILLAGQIPLWWFITTTEKNAYRKAKDSMIEKGFLRPHEWLDFGPVGDVPPSEFVSAAIWQLYKSITSPFKSLLKLLILEVYLSKYPRVFTLSDRMKMFVYAGQFNTTSLDPYLMLLNELSSYFIERKEFERLELMRQCFYFKLQRSFQSLEKDKRAVELLRAIEQWQWQPISFAHLDASSSWNAQQVMNERRSVINELTASYKSLLDMARHSQPSINVNSQEITVLGRKLHAAFSRTTGKIELINPNISNDILAKFVVLLWDTAAGNWQLYLTNGRWEKSRSPMNVSSNIAELFCWGLLNNIIDINTRIKIQGNLNLTAPEVSYLVNLFSNLELDRYLSPTHTAFTQPAQLSFVAVLTNDPTFLQRDNRLNEKSFELDPLNTSDGSLVKNFSVLSINSWAEVRVQKIGEKLEDLLHWLVGQATTNATVQVRNLSLQSAALIEQRLKLLCDTLLQHTGRHTPEKDAHHLFVTLADEKFLLVHFDHGWQVSSFGSSSDLWQALSQPAPNYRSLTVDPACHHHKLIRASGLTPLTELSSNSIQILFRIDGASAHVYCKDERGSLFYFEQAFHDQDALLKPLHHFLRAVLHRNPIRGAQPMFGIFPIEFYEVLERAETLKLERRHATSAIGNMRLFDLQFCIESLDLALAPSQWQLSAWLNGEAIAPDTGAGLFHTVARTILSHRQSGQRYPCYITDLDLSLCEHQLPHFDQLQTSHYLKLKFQLERALNHALKSL; via the coding sequence ATGCGATCCGTTGAGATAACGCACGACCCAATCTCCACTAGTTTAGACCGCGATACGGTTGCACAAGTGAAAGTTCGCTTTCTCGCACTCAACGATCAGCGTTTTCAACAAGCTAAGCAGCATTTAAGCTCCAGGCAGCAACAGTGCCTCGAGCTACTGCCTCTACTATTACATTTCAATCACCCGAGGCTGCCCGGCTATCAAAGCAAAGCGACGCCGTGCGGTTTTTCTAATTACAGCCCAACTAATCAACAACTCCAAGCGGCAAAATCATTGGCTAAAGGCTTTAAAGCGAATACCAGCCAAGCTAGGAAGCCTCCACTACTCGCCCTTTATGTGATGGGAAGCACAGGCACCATCGCACAAAGCCATAAGAGCGACATGGATTTTTGGCTTTGCCATAGTGCAGAAATCCCACAATCAGCACTCGCTGAACTGGAAAAAAAATGCGCCGCGCTAACCCAGTGGGCCAAGGACTTTGAACTAGACTGGCATTTTTTTCTAATGCAACCAGAGGCCTTCAGTCAAGGCGAACACGGTGAACTATCGAAAGAAGGGTCCGGCAGTTCGCAACATTTCTTGTTGCTAGACGAATTTTATCGCTCGGCCATCTTACTGGCGGGCCAAATACCGCTATGGTGGTTTATCACAACCACAGAAAAAAACGCCTACCGCAAAGCCAAAGACTCGATGATCGAAAAAGGGTTTTTACGCCCGCACGAGTGGCTGGATTTTGGCCCGGTAGGCGACGTACCGCCCTCTGAATTTGTATCAGCTGCCATTTGGCAACTCTACAAATCAATTACCTCACCGTTTAAATCCCTGCTAAAACTACTCATTCTTGAGGTTTACCTCAGTAAATACCCGCGTGTATTTACACTTTCCGATCGAATGAAAATGTTTGTTTATGCCGGTCAGTTCAACACCACTTCGCTAGACCCTTACCTGATGCTTCTGAACGAACTATCCTCCTACTTCATCGAGAGAAAGGAGTTTGAGCGGCTAGAGCTCATGCGCCAGTGTTTCTATTTTAAGTTGCAAAGGTCCTTTCAATCACTGGAAAAAGATAAGCGCGCCGTCGAACTTTTGCGCGCGATAGAACAATGGCAATGGCAGCCCATAAGTTTTGCACACCTAGATGCCAGCTCTAGCTGGAACGCGCAACAAGTTATGAACGAAAGACGAAGCGTGATAAATGAACTGACGGCCAGCTATAAAAGTCTTTTAGACATGGCTAGGCATTCACAGCCAAGCATCAATGTTAATAGTCAAGAGATCACCGTCCTTGGGCGAAAGCTACACGCTGCCTTCAGCAGAACCACCGGTAAAATTGAGCTTATTAACCCAAACATTAGCAACGATATACTGGCTAAGTTCGTGGTCTTACTCTGGGATACAGCCGCAGGTAACTGGCAACTCTATTTGACCAATGGCCGCTGGGAAAAATCCAGGTCGCCTATGAATGTCAGCAGCAACATTGCAGAACTATTTTGCTGGGGCCTACTCAACAATATTATCGATATTAATACTCGCATTAAAATTCAGGGCAACCTCAATCTAACGGCACCAGAGGTATCTTACTTAGTAAATCTATTTTCAAACCTAGAGTTAGATAGATATTTAAGCCCAACACATACAGCCTTTACTCAGCCGGCGCAATTGAGTTTTGTTGCCGTACTCACCAACGACCCAACCTTTTTGCAGCGCGACAACAGATTAAATGAAAAATCTTTCGAATTAGACCCGCTTAACACCAGTGACGGATCACTGGTGAAAAACTTTAGCGTTTTATCAATTAATTCATGGGCTGAGGTGCGGGTACAGAAGATTGGCGAAAAGCTCGAAGACTTACTGCACTGGCTTGTCGGTCAAGCAACCACCAATGCCACTGTACAAGTTCGCAATCTCAGCCTACAAAGCGCCGCCTTAATAGAGCAGCGGTTAAAGCTCTTGTGCGATACCCTATTGCAGCACACAGGAAGACATACACCGGAGAAAGACGCTCATCATTTGTTTGTCACCCTAGCCGATGAAAAATTTCTTTTAGTTCACTTCGATCATGGCTGGCAGGTGAGTAGCTTCGGCTCGAGCAGCGATCTATGGCAAGCACTATCTCAACCGGCGCCGAATTACCGCTCGCTCACTGTCGACCCTGCGTGCCACCATCACAAACTTATTCGAGCATCAGGTTTAACGCCGCTGACCGAGCTCAGCTCGAATAGCATTCAAATACTGTTTCGCATCGATGGTGCCAGCGCTCATGTTTACTGCAAAGATGAGCGCGGCAGCCTGTTTTATTTCGAACAAGCCTTTCACGATCAAGATGCGCTACTAAAACCCCTACACCATTTTCTGCGCGCGGTACTGCACAGAAACCCGATTCGCGGTGCGCAACCAATGTTTGGCATCTTTCCAATCGAGTTTTATGAAGTACTGGAGCGCGCCGAGACGCTAAAACTGGAGCGTCGACATGCAACCAGTGCCATCGGCAATATGCGTTTATTTGATTTACAGTTTTGCATCGAATCTTTGGATTTAGCGCTGGCGCCGAGCCAATGGCAATTGTCGGCCTGGCTTAACGGCGAGGCCATAGCACCCGATACCGGCGCGGGCTTGTTCCACACTGTGGCTCGCACTATCTTATCCCACCGTCAATCCGGTCAGCGCTACCCCTGCTACATCACAGATTTAGACTTATCCCTATGTGAGCACCAGCTGCCCCATTTCGATCAGCTGCAAACCAGTCATTACCTCAAGCTGAAATTCCAACTAGAGCGGGCGCTTAATCACGCCCTAAAAAGCCTGTAG
- a CDS encoding hybrid sensor histidine kinase/response regulator, producing the protein MDKKALKNQTLIEAQARIAELEAELKAARQPTSVQPDGPIALADAESWLRRIIIKLFDKDDSGSLNDALGALGAFLEVDECILARVHETDLSVQLFWQKQPDTQRLSDLAQLNLTHMPEAHQNMLQGKARIDNDVLAGGYANARAEKLISHLGIGAYITVPVLHHGKLHSFLAVLQRDKPRHWHSNDIHVAETFGTVLTLALSRQQAKLDLSTSQERFQNAMAATRDGIWEWNLLTHEIYLSDGFYRMLGYEPQEFPASLENLTRVIHPDERPWLKKFIALGNGTRKFKHTGTTREIRFQHKDGTTIWCFVRAKLTHTDSQNLPLRIVGVNSDISKFKAVQEELSIAKTLADSANQAKSEFLARMSHEIRTPMNAIIGMGHLLSDTRLNRDQKDYLTNIDQAANALLSLINEILDFSKIEAGTIVLEHTHFDLADTLNKLAKKTAPIAEKKGLEVLFHMEPEVPHFLKGDSLRLRQALLNLIDNAIKFTEQGDIQVNISSAENNKDYVALKFEVRDTGIGMNPQQISELFTPFMQVDGSSRRRFGGSGLGLTVSKHLIELMHGKIAVTSEVNKGSVFSFTARFGHSQIGSIPMRDKSQRLRHLNTLVVDDNKAARQILTNLATHLDLNVTAAGSAQEAYDLLKQADSSGINPFDLVLMDYRMPHIDGLTASHVIKNECQLSHIPAIILVSAHHRDEVFQNENSDCVENFISKPISQSHLFDAIAEVFGDSVFETDKDRIPAEKVAETLENCHILLAEDNIVNQKVAVGILKKMKVKVTVANNGQEAIEHLNNNPCNTFDAILMDMEMPEIDGYDATRKIRAGQHCAAIPIIAMTAHAMRGDKERCLQAGMDGYITKPVKPELLYHTLATFIQKQISQQKTL; encoded by the coding sequence ATGGATAAGAAAGCACTTAAAAATCAAACGCTTATCGAAGCGCAAGCCCGTATCGCTGAGCTCGAAGCCGAGCTTAAAGCGGCGCGTCAGCCGACCTCTGTACAACCAGACGGCCCAATCGCGCTTGCGGATGCCGAGAGCTGGTTGCGTCGTATCATCATAAAACTCTTCGATAAAGACGACTCCGGCTCACTCAATGATGCCCTCGGCGCTCTCGGCGCTTTCCTTGAGGTGGACGAGTGTATTCTCGCGCGCGTGCACGAAACCGACCTATCCGTACAATTATTCTGGCAAAAGCAACCCGACACTCAACGCCTCAGCGACTTGGCCCAGCTTAACCTCACGCACATGCCAGAAGCACACCAAAACATGCTGCAAGGTAAAGCCAGAATTGATAACGATGTACTGGCCGGTGGCTACGCCAATGCCAGAGCTGAAAAGCTTATCAGCCATTTAGGTATTGGCGCCTACATCACCGTACCCGTGCTGCATCACGGCAAACTTCATAGCTTTTTAGCCGTATTACAACGGGATAAACCCCGGCATTGGCACTCTAACGACATACATGTGGCGGAGACCTTTGGCACAGTCTTAACCCTAGCGCTGAGCCGGCAGCAAGCAAAGCTAGATTTGAGCACCAGCCAAGAGCGGTTTCAAAATGCCATGGCAGCAACGCGTGATGGCATTTGGGAATGGAACCTTTTAACCCATGAAATATACCTGAGTGATGGCTTTTATCGCATGCTGGGTTATGAGCCACAAGAATTCCCAGCATCGCTTGAAAACTTAACCCGGGTCATTCACCCGGACGAACGACCGTGGCTAAAGAAGTTTATCGCCCTTGGCAATGGCACGCGAAAATTTAAACACACAGGCACCACGCGCGAAATCCGCTTTCAACATAAGGATGGCACAACAATCTGGTGCTTCGTGCGCGCCAAGCTCACTCATACAGATAGCCAAAATTTGCCACTCAGAATTGTCGGCGTAAATTCTGACATCTCGAAATTTAAAGCCGTTCAAGAAGAGCTGTCCATTGCCAAAACCCTAGCGGATTCGGCCAACCAAGCCAAGAGTGAATTTCTCGCCCGCATGAGCCACGAAATTCGCACCCCCATGAATGCCATTATCGGCATGGGCCACCTACTCTCCGACACTCGGCTCAATAGAGATCAAAAGGACTATTTAACCAACATTGATCAAGCCGCAAACGCCCTGCTCTCGCTAATCAATGAAATTTTGGACTTCTCCAAAATTGAAGCCGGCACCATTGTGTTAGAGCACACCCATTTTGATCTAGCCGACACGCTTAACAAGCTTGCCAAAAAAACCGCGCCAATAGCCGAGAAAAAAGGTCTCGAGGTGTTATTTCACATGGAGCCGGAGGTGCCTCACTTTCTCAAGGGCGATTCCCTAAGGCTGCGCCAGGCGCTATTAAACCTGATCGACAATGCCATAAAATTTACCGAGCAAGGCGATATTCAAGTCAACATTAGCAGCGCGGAAAACAACAAAGATTATGTCGCCTTAAAGTTTGAAGTGCGCGACACGGGCATCGGTATGAATCCGCAACAAATTAGCGAACTTTTTACGCCCTTCATGCAAGTTGATGGCTCTAGCCGACGTCGATTTGGCGGCTCTGGTCTCGGCCTAACGGTGAGTAAACACCTGATTGAATTAATGCACGGTAAGATTGCTGTCACCAGCGAGGTTAACAAAGGCAGTGTTTTTTCTTTTACCGCGCGCTTCGGCCACAGCCAAATCGGCTCCATACCCATGCGCGACAAATCGCAAAGGTTGCGCCATCTAAATACCTTGGTGGTGGACGACAATAAAGCTGCTCGGCAAATTCTCACCAACCTTGCCACCCATTTAGACCTAAACGTTACCGCCGCAGGCAGCGCCCAAGAAGCCTACGATCTCTTAAAACAAGCCGACAGCTCCGGCATCAATCCGTTTGATCTCGTGCTCATGGATTACAGAATGCCCCATATAGACGGCCTAACCGCAAGCCATGTAATAAAAAACGAGTGCCAGCTCAGCCATATACCTGCGATTATTTTGGTTTCAGCCCACCATCGGGACGAAGTATTTCAAAACGAGAACAGCGACTGCGTCGAGAACTTTATCTCTAAACCCATTAGCCAGTCGCATTTATTTGATGCCATCGCTGAAGTTTTTGGCGACAGTGTTTTCGAAACTGACAAAGATAGAATTCCCGCCGAGAAAGTCGCTGAAACCCTGGAAAACTGCCACATTCTTTTGGCTGAAGACAACATTGTCAATCAGAAAGTTGCCGTGGGCATTCTCAAGAAGATGAAAGTGAAAGTGACTGTCGCCAATAATGGCCAAGAGGCCATTGAGCATCTCAACAACAACCCCTGCAACACATTTGACGCAATATTAATGGATATGGAAATGCCCGAAATCGATGGCTACGATGCAACTCGAAAAATTAGAGCAGGGCAACACTGCGCAGCTATTCCCATCATCGCCATGACCGCACACGCCATGCGAGGCGATAAAGAACGCTGCCTGCAAGCGGGCATGGATGGCTATATTACCAAACCGGTAAAGCCCGAACTGCTATACCATACGCTCGCGACTTTTATTCAAAAGCAAATATCACAACAAAAAACGCTTTAA